A genomic segment from Lineus longissimus chromosome 15, tnLinLong1.2, whole genome shotgun sequence encodes:
- the LOC135499820 gene encoding uncharacterized protein LOC135499820 — MSVVDLFHLFQIEQDYDCLFENGSQLTKLWDGFFGKRIITYASAGKRGNWREKLGVKDVLNEDEESVVALQLLPHILPPKPIKSSNVVHRPSNLEAANAFIRFKQATTNIAAFLDTVEGEVQPFILALGDRHKPTQSFVIVERNAVEQTSLLKAVDCCFKLFFVLDIAYPASCHIVWEFLQDLVYQVPVRKGQTAISKNVTSLRNYFNVAK, encoded by the exons ATGTCAGttgttgatttatttcatctttttcagattgaacagGATTATGATTGTTTATTCGAAAATGGTAGCCAACTCACCAAACTCTGGGATGGCTTTTTTGGCAAACGGATCATTACATATGCCTCAGCTGGTAAGCGTGGCAATTGGCGTGAGAAGTTAGGTGTCAAAGACGTCCTGAATGAAG ATGAAGAAAGTGTGGTGGCCCTCCAACTGTTGCCACACATACTACCACCAAAGCcaataaagtcatcaaatgtGGTACATAGACCATCAAACTTGGAAGCAGCCAATGCTTTCATCAGGTTCAAACAG GCAACAACAAACATAGCAGCCTTCCTCGACACTGTAGAGGGAGAGGTCCAACCATTCATTCTAGCTCTTGGGGATCGCCATAAACCAACTCAATCATTTGTTATTGTTGAGCGCAATGCAGTGGAGCAGACATCTCTGTTGAAAGCAGTTGACTGCTGCTTCAAGCTTTTCTTTGTTCTGGACATCGCTTATCCAGCAAGCTGTCACATTGTTTGGGAGTTTCTGCAGGATTTGGTTTACCAAGTGCCTGTCAGAAAGGGGCAAACAGCCATCAGTAAGAATGTGACGAGTTTAAggaattatttcaatgttgCCAAGTAA